In one Amaranthus tricolor cultivar Red isolate AtriRed21 chromosome 8, ASM2621246v1, whole genome shotgun sequence genomic region, the following are encoded:
- the LOC130820548 gene encoding cytochrome P450 89A2-like — protein sequence MEVWFLIIVTLCITALLKAFVSFTFSKSKSKLPPGPRGFGIITRLKWLGISTTELEAALRKLSVKFGPIINLPFGRKPMIFVCNRSLAHEALVHNGAVFADRPKSLPTAKIMNRNQHNISSASYGPDWRLFRRNLTAQILHPSKAKDFSHARKWALDILIDRLRVSSGVHHSDAVKVMDHFRFAMFCLLVFMCFGDKMIESQIKDIEAIQVRLLTTFNRFAILNLWPSLTRIFLRGRWNELLDMKKYQEGLLIPIIRSRKNLQEEARIPDHQKHKRLVNCYVDSLLTLEIPEGDGKRKLTEEQLVSFCSEFLNAGTDTTSTALQWIMANLVKYPNIQAKLFEEIRGVVGEEVEEVGEDELSIMPYLKGIVLEGLRRHPPAHFVLPHTVTHDTELGGYTVPKDAVVNFLISNMNMDPEVWEDPMDFKPERFLSADGVFEEFDITGSREIKMMPFGAGRRICPGLSLAMLHLEYYVANLVWNFEWKEVVGNEPDMSEKQEFTTVMKNPLHAHISPRQK from the exons ATGGAAGTATGGTTTCTGATCATTGTAACACTCTGCATTACAGCTCTACTTAAGGCTTTTGTTTCATTCACTTTTAGTAAATCTAAATCCAAACTTCCTCCGGGGCCTCGAGGTTTTGGCATTATTACCCGCTTAAAATGGCTTGGGATATCAACCACAGAACTCGAGGCAGCCCTCAGAAAACTATCCGTCAAGTTCGGGCCAATCATCAACCTTCCTTTTGGTCGAAAGCCAATGATATTCGTTTGCAATCGTTCTTTGGCTCATGAGGCCTTAGTTCACAACGGGGCTGTATTTGCAGACCGTCCTAAGTCACTTCCTACAGCTAAGATTATGAACAGGAACCAGCACAATATAAGTTCAGCAAGTTATGGGCCTGACTGGCGATTATTTAGGCGAAATCTGACTGCTCAGATCTTGCACCCATCTAAGGCTAAAGACTTTAGCCATGCCCGAAAGTGGGCCCTAGACATCCTCATTGATCGACTGAGGGTTTCGAGTGGTGTACATCATTCTGATGCTGTAAAGGTCATGGACCATTTTCGATTTGCCATGTTCTGCTTGCTTGTGTTCATGTGTTTTGGGGATAAGATGATCGAATCCCAGATTAAAGATATTGAAGCAATTCAAGTCCGGTTACTGACAACCTTCAATCGCTTTGCAATACTCAACTTGTGGCCTTCATTAACTCGAATTTTTCTTCGCGGTCGTTGGAATGAGCTGCTTGACATGAAGAAgtatcaagaaggattgttgatTCCTATAATTAGATCAAGGAAGAACCTTCAAGAGGAGGCCAGAATCCCTGATCATCAGAAGCACAAAAG GTTGGTCAATTGTTATGTGGATAGCTTGTTGACACTGGAGATCCCAGAGGGTGACGGTAAGAGAAAGTTAACTGAGGAGCAACTAGTGAGTTTTTGTTCTGAATTCCTGAATGCCGGAACTGATACCACCTCAACCGCCTTGCAATGGATTATGGCCAATCTTGTCAAGTACCCGAATATTCAAGCTAAGCTATTTGAGGAAATCCGAGGAGTAGTTGGAGAAGAAGTCGAAGAAGTTGGAGAAGACGAACTGTCAATAATGCCTTATCTTAAGGGTATTGTATTAGAAGGGCTAAGAAGGCACCCACCTGCACACTTTGTTTTACCACACACAGTTACCCATGACACAGAGTTGGGTGGCTACACGGTGCCTAAAGACGCAGTCGTAAATTTTTTGATATCCAATATGAATATGGATCCGGAGGTGTGGGAGGATCCAATGGATTTCAAACCTGAGAGGTTCCTATCAGCAGACGGCGTCTTTGAAGAATTCGATATTACAGGAAGTCGAGAAATAAAGATGATGCCTTTTGGTGCTGGCAGGCGGATATGCCCTGGACTCAGCTTGGCCATGCTTCATTTGGAGTACTATGTGGCTAATTTGGTTTGGAACTTTGAATGGAAAGAAGTGGTTGGAAATGAGCCTGATATGTCGGAGAAGCAAGAATTTACAACTGTAATGAAGAATCCACTCCATGCCCATATTTCTCCTAGGCAAAAGTAA